One genomic region from Solwaraspora sp. WMMD792 encodes:
- a CDS encoding ABC transporter ATP-binding protein, with protein MDPVVEVTDLVVDRGRRRVLHGISCTVGSGSVTGLLGPSGSGKSTLMRAVVGVQTVRSGQVRVFGRPAGAPQLRRTVGYLTQAPSVYADLTVRENARYFAALYGLPAADADRAVADVGLAAAAGQLVADLSGGQRSRASLACALVGRPELVVLDEPTVGQDPVLRAELWARFHALAAAGTTLLVSSHVMDEAGRCDRLLLIRDGRLVADDTPAAVRAAAGTDDLDEAFLRLIRDRQPTEPSRGADR; from the coding sequence ATGGACCCTGTCGTCGAGGTCACCGACCTCGTGGTCGACCGCGGCCGGCGCCGCGTGCTGCACGGCATCTCGTGCACCGTGGGCAGCGGCAGCGTCACCGGCCTACTCGGCCCGAGCGGCAGCGGTAAGAGCACCCTGATGCGGGCGGTCGTCGGCGTGCAGACCGTCCGGTCCGGACAGGTCCGGGTGTTCGGCCGACCGGCCGGGGCACCGCAGCTGCGGCGTACCGTCGGGTATCTGACCCAGGCGCCCAGCGTCTACGCCGACCTCACGGTCCGGGAGAACGCCCGGTACTTCGCCGCGCTGTACGGCCTGCCGGCGGCCGACGCCGACCGGGCCGTGGCGGACGTCGGCCTGGCGGCCGCCGCCGGGCAGCTGGTCGCCGACCTGTCCGGCGGACAGCGCAGCCGCGCCTCGCTGGCCTGCGCGCTGGTCGGCCGCCCCGAACTGGTCGTGCTCGACGAGCCGACCGTCGGCCAGGACCCGGTGCTGCGGGCCGAGCTGTGGGCCCGGTTCCACGCCCTCGCCGCCGCCGGCACCACCCTGCTGGTCTCCAGCCACGTGATGGACGAGGCCGGCCGGTGCGACCGGCTGCTGCTGATCCGCGACGGGCGGCTGGTCGCCGACGACACCCCGGCGGCGGTGCGCGCCGCCGCCGGCACCGACGACCTGGACGAGGCCTTCCTGCGGCTGATCCGGGACCGCCAGCCGACCGAACCGAGCCGAGGAGCAGACCGGTGA